The Paucidesulfovibrio gracilis DSM 16080 region GGTTCCGGCCTCGGCCTGGCCCCCGCGGTTGGTCAGGTCGCCGCTGATGATCACGCCCTCGGCCTGTTCCAGGTCGGGAATGCGCGAAACCATGGCGGTATCTTCGTGAACGTCGCCAAAGGCGATCCAGTGCATGACGACTCCTTGCGGTTTGCGGCGGGCGTGTATCCCGGCCCCGGGCCAGGACTTGTTGTCCGCCGCAAGTTAGCATAAACGGGAAGGACACAGCACGCAATGGCTTGAGGATAGGATGACCAAAAAGGACAAAGTTCGACGACGGCTCATTGAAGAACGGCGCGCCATGGCCTCCGAAGAAGTTGCTGAAAAAAGCGCTCGGGCCGTGGCCCGGATTCGCGAGACCCTGGCCTGGAAAAATACGCGTCAGGCACTGATGTATTGGCCCACCCAGAACGAAGTGGATATTCGGTCCCTGATCGTGGAGCTTTGGCAACGGGGCGTGGACGTACTGCTTCCGCGCTGCCGTCCCGGTCAGCCCGGCGTCATGGACGTGGCTTGCGTGGCCTGCGAAACAGACCTGACACCCGGTGCCTACAAAATCATGGAACCGGGCAAGGACTGCCGCATCGTAGACCTGCAAACCGAGGCTTTCGCCCCGGACATCGCCCTGATTCCGGGAGTCGGCTTCGACAACGAAGGCTTTCGCCT contains the following coding sequences:
- a CDS encoding 5-formyltetrahydrofolate cyclo-ligase, with protein sequence MTKKDKVRRRLIEERRAMASEEVAEKSARAVARIRETLAWKNTRQALMYWPTQNEVDIRSLIVELWQRGVDVLLPRCRPGQPGVMDVACVACETDLTPGAYKIMEPGKDCRIVDLQTEAFAPDIALIPGVGFDNEGFRLGFGGGYYDRLLGGIQMGRALKFGLCYSFQVCSRLPLDDWDRPVNAVCTEEELWYR